In the genome of Triticum urartu cultivar G1812 chromosome 5, Tu2.1, whole genome shotgun sequence, one region contains:
- the LOC125509613 gene encoding uncharacterized protein LOC125509613 isoform X2, with product MEQPSTSSPAAPPPPPRRPPTKVRLRRQRLEALLQELRQTLDGMGDADLGASLSDADAGSEAPEYGDGEGGGDDDDDGDSAASMASDSDRATDQVFDLLKSRFESPEFLQEFHEIQKSVCQNGAVELDKSWDVIKAGDVWEDDDDNGYVLVKPEDAAEGIAFFVATYLSTLTKTKELSPDRLQKALKKTFSAEKRKGKLRKAWDGTKVIYNVASWGATAVGAHFSW from the exons ATGGAGCAGCCCTCCACCTCCTCGCCGGcggcgccgcccccgcccccgcggCGGCCGCCGACGAAGGTCCGGCTGCGGCGCCAGAGGCTGGAGGCGCTCCTGCAGGAGCTCCGGCAGACGCTCGACGGGATGGGCGACGCCGATCTCGGCGCCTCGCTCTCCGACGCGGACGCCGGCTCCGAGGCGCCCGAGTACGGGGACGGCGAGGGCGGcggagacgacgacgacgacggtgaCTCGGCGGCTTCGATGGCCAGCGACTCCGACCGCGCCACGGACCAG GTGTTTGATCTCCTTAAATCTAGGTTTGAGTCACCAGAATTTCTTCAGGAGTTCCATGAAATTCAAAAGTCTGTATGTCAAAATGGTGCGG TTGAATTGGATAAATCATGGGATGTAATAAAGGCGGGAGATGTGTGGGAAGATGATGACGACAATGGATATGTTCTTGTTAAGCCAGAGGATGCAGCTgaagggatagctttctttgtaGCCACATACTTATCAACACTTACAAAAACCAAG GAATTATCTCCTGATCGACTTCAGAAAG CCCTTAAGAAGACATTTTCAGCCGAGAAGAGAAAAGGCAAACTTCGGAAGGCATGGGATGGGACAAAAGTCATTTATAATGTAGCTTCATGGGGTGCTACAGCTGTTGG TGCACATTTTTCATGGTAA
- the LOC125509613 gene encoding uncharacterized protein LOC125509613 isoform X1, with translation MEQPSTSSPAAPPPPPRRPPTKVRLRRQRLEALLQELRQTLDGMGDADLGASLSDADAGSEAPEYGDGEGGGDDDDDGDSAASMASDSDRATDQVFDLLKSRFESPEFLQEFHEIQKSVCQNGAVELDKSWDVIKAGDVWEDDDDNGYVLVKPEDAAEGIAFFVATYLSTLTKTKELSPDRLQKALKKTFSAEKRKGKLRKAWDGTKVIYNVASWGATAVGIYNNQSILKAAGTAIQMSWRVVSKFL, from the exons ATGGAGCAGCCCTCCACCTCCTCGCCGGcggcgccgcccccgcccccgcggCGGCCGCCGACGAAGGTCCGGCTGCGGCGCCAGAGGCTGGAGGCGCTCCTGCAGGAGCTCCGGCAGACGCTCGACGGGATGGGCGACGCCGATCTCGGCGCCTCGCTCTCCGACGCGGACGCCGGCTCCGAGGCGCCCGAGTACGGGGACGGCGAGGGCGGcggagacgacgacgacgacggtgaCTCGGCGGCTTCGATGGCCAGCGACTCCGACCGCGCCACGGACCAG GTGTTTGATCTCCTTAAATCTAGGTTTGAGTCACCAGAATTTCTTCAGGAGTTCCATGAAATTCAAAAGTCTGTATGTCAAAATGGTGCGG TTGAATTGGATAAATCATGGGATGTAATAAAGGCGGGAGATGTGTGGGAAGATGATGACGACAATGGATATGTTCTTGTTAAGCCAGAGGATGCAGCTgaagggatagctttctttgtaGCCACATACTTATCAACACTTACAAAAACCAAG GAATTATCTCCTGATCGACTTCAGAAAG CCCTTAAGAAGACATTTTCAGCCGAGAAGAGAAAAGGCAAACTTCGGAAGGCATGGGATGGGACAAAAGTCATTTATAATGTAGCTTCATGGGGTGCTACAGCTGTTGG CATCTACAATAACCAATCAATTCTTAAGGCAGCAGGCACAGCCATTCAGATGTCCTGGCGTGTGGTGTCCAAGTTCCTGTGA
- the LOC125509615 gene encoding phosphoribosylaminoimidazole-succinocarboxamide synthase, chloroplastic: MSPSAPPAALRLASPPKALLPALSPSSARSPRLSMSTTPSRPRATPLAATAGGGGAAPSLLAADPGHRDSVILAARGAMTNCLGETHLDLVVPGLRLAAKGKVRDVYESGEHLVLVTTDRQSAFDRVLASIPFKGQVLNETSLWWFNRTSHITPNAVVSSPDRNVTIAKRCSVFPVEFVVRGFVTGSTDTSLWTVYNKGVRNYCGNAIPDGMVKNQKLPANILTPTTKAADHDVPITPDEIVKSGLMSKDDFDEARSKALSLFEYGQKVALENGVILVDTKYEFGKTADGTVVLIDEVHTPDSSRYWIANSYEERFKSGLEPENVDKEFLRLWFKNNCNPYEDKVLPEAPEELVSELAWRYIFLFETITNTKFEIPETQEPIHERISRNVAQALRNL, translated from the exons ATGtctccctccgcgccgccggccGCCCTCCGCCTCGCGAGCCCGCCCAAAGCCCTCCTCCCCGCGCTCTCACCGTCCTCCGCCCGCTCCCCCCGCCTCTCCATGTCGACGACCCCCTCTCGTCCCCGCGCCACACCGCTCGCCGCGACAGCTGGCGGAGGCGGCGCGGCCCCTTCCCTCCTCGCCGCGGACCCGGGCCACCGCGACTCCGTCATCCTCGCCGCGCGCGGTGCCATGACGAACTGCCTCGGCGAGACCCACCTCGACCTCGTCGTCCCCGGGCTCCGCCTCGCCGCCAAGGGCAAG GTGAGGGATGTCTACGAGAGCGGGGAGCACCTGGTGCTGGTGACCACCGACCGTCAGAGCGCGTTCGACCGTGTCCTCGCCTCCATCCCATTCAAAGGGCAG GTTCTTAACGAGACAAGCCTTTGGTGGTTCAATAGGACCAGTCACATCACTCCAAATGCAGTGGTCTCTAGTCCTGACAGGAATGTGACAATTGCCAAAAGGTGCTCAGTTTTTCCAGTTGAATTTGTTG TGAGGGGATTCGTTACTGGAAGCACTGATACATCACTATGGACAGTTTATAACAAGGGCGTGAGGAATTACTGTGGAAATGCCATTCCTGATG GCATGGTAAAGAATCAAAAGCTGCCAGCAAATATCCTCACGCCAACAACTAAAGCTGCTGATCATGATGTCCCTATCACTCCTGATGAG ATAGTCAAGTCAGGGCTGATGTCCAAGGATGATTTTGATGAGGCAAGAAGCAAAGCCTTAAGCTTATTTGAGTATGGACAG AAAGTGGCATTAGAGAATGGAGTAATTCTAGTTGACACAAAGTATGAGTTTGGAAAAACAGCTGATGGGACAGTTGTGTTAATTGACGAG GTACATACACCTGACTCCAGCAGATATTGGATTGCTAATTCATATGAAGAGAGATTCAAATCTGGCCTTGAACCTGAAAATGTTGACAAG GAGTTCTTAAGGCTGTGGTTCAAGAATAATTGCAATCCATATGAAGATAAG GTTCTTCCAGAAGCTCCAGAAGAATTAGTTTCTGAACTTGCTTGGCG GTACATATTCCTGTTTGAAACAATTACAAATACGAAGTTTGAGATCCCAGAAACACAG
- the LOC125509612 gene encoding protein CURVATURE THYLAKOID 1D, chloroplastic-like produces MAPPASHAGAALVRLPPRRAPSSLPQQGFGRAGASRVAVRATKDSDGFRRLVSEKPEWPAPAPAKREGLDGFGREASNGEEDGQVQGELAPWSVLNQLGVELDSDSSYTALVYGSSAIVAIWISSIVVSALESVPVVPQVMEVVGLGFTVWFTSRYLIFKENRDELIMRISSIKKQVLGSRDD; encoded by the exons ATGGCTCCGCCCGCTTCGCACGCCGGCGCCgcgctggtgcgcctcccacccCGCCGCGCGCCGAGCTCCCTGCCGCAGCAAG GTTTTGGCCGCGCCGGAGCCTCGCGGGTGGCCGTGCGTGCCACCAAGGACTCGGACGGGTTCAGACGTCTGGTCTCTGAGAAGCCCGAGtggccggcgccggcgccggcgaaGCGGGAGGGGCTGGATGGTTTCGGCCGGGAGGCGAGCAATGGGGAGGAAGACGGGCAGGTGCAGGGCGAGCTGGCTCCGTGGAGCGTTCTCAACCAGCTGGGCGTCGAG TTGGATTCTGACAGTTCATATACTGCTCTAGTCTATGGGTCCTCCGCCATTGTTGCTATTTGGATATCATCAATAGTGGTTTCTGCACTTGAATCAGTCCCCGTG GTTCCTCAGGTGATGGAAGTGGTTGGCCTCGGCTTCACAGTTTGGTTCACCTCGCGATATCTGATATTTAAG GAAAACAGGGACGAGTTGATCATGAGAATCAGTTCCATCAAGAAGCAGGTACTTGGGTCTCGTGACGACTGA
- the LOC125509611 gene encoding glucose-6-phosphate isomerase 1, chloroplastic, which translates to MASISGAAAPPSSSSACRLRLRRQLLMRPSHLRLRAPHSIADLSRSSGSPHAPAPPLASRAPGQGGGAAVEKDPIKLWDRYVEWLYQHKQLGLFVDVSRMGFTDDFLLQMEPLMQRAFVAMGELEKGAIANPDEGRMVGHYWLRDPGLAPNSFLRTKIEKTVDHILAFSQDVVSGKIKPPSSQAGRFTQILSIGIGGSSLGPQFVSEALAPDNPPLKIRFIDNTDPAGIDHQIAQLGEELKSTLVIVISKSGGTPETRNGLLEVQKAFRDAGLDFSKQGVAITQENSLLDNTARIEGWLDRFPMFDWVGGRTSELSAVGLLPAALQGIDVKEMLVGAALMDEETRNTVVKENPAALLALSWYWATDGIGSKDMVVLPYKDSLLLLSRYLQQLVMESLGKEFDLDGNRVNQGLTVYGNKGSTDQHAYIQQLREGVHNFFVTFIEVLRDRPPGHDWELEPGVTCGDYLFGMLQGTRSALYSNDRESISVTVEEVTPRAVGALVALYERAVGIYASLVNINAYHQPGVEAGKKAAGEVLALQKRVLTVLNEASCKDPAEPLTLEQIADRCHCPKDIEMIYKIIQHMAANDRALIAEGSCGSPRSVKVYLGECNVDDL; encoded by the exons ATGGCGTCCATCTCCGGCGCGGCGgcgccgccctcctcctcctccgcgtgCCGGCTGCGGCTGCGGAGGCAGCTCCTCATGCGCCCCTCCCACCTCCGCCTCCGCGCGCCCCATTCCATCGCGGACCTCTCCCGCTCCTCCGGCTCCCCCCACGCCCCGGCCCCGCCGCTCGCGTCCAGGGCGCCGGGCCAGGGCGGCGGCGCTGCGGTCGAGAAGGACCCGATCAAGCTCTGGGACCGCTACGTCGAGTGGCTCTACCAGCACAAGCAGCTGGGCCTCTTCGTCGACGTCAGCCGGATGGGCTTCACCGACGACTTCCTCCTGCAGATGGAGCCGCTCATGCAGCGCGCCTTCGTCGCCATGGGGGAGCTCGAGAAGGGCGCCATCGCCAACCCCGACGAGGGCCGCATGGTGGGCCACTACTGGCTCCGCGACCCCggcctcgcccccaactccttccTCCGCACCAAGATCGAGAAGACCGTCGACCACATCCTCGCCTTCTCCCAGGACGTCGTCTCTGGCAAG ATTAAACCTCCGTCGTCTCAGGCTGGTCGTTTTACTCAAATACTCTCTATAGGAATTGGAGGATCATCTTTGGGGCCTCAATTTGTTTCTGAGGCACTTGCGCCTGATAACCCCCCATTGAAG ATACGATTTATTGACAACACCGACCCTGCTGGAATTGATCATCAAATTGCTCAACTAGGGGAGGAACTTAAATCTACTCTTGTAATTGTAATCTCTAAG AGTGGTGGTACACCTGAAACCCGGAATGGTCTACTAGAAGTACAAAAAGCCTTCAGAGATGCTGGACTGGATTTTTCAAAACAG GGTGTTGCAATCACTCAAGAAAATTCTCTATTAGATAACACTGCCAGAATAGAGGGATGGTTAGATCGATTTCCTATGTTTGACTGGGTTGGTGGTAGAACATCAGAATTGTCAGCGGTGGGGTTACTTCCAGCTGCATTACAG GGTATTGATGTCAAGGAAATGCTAGTTGGTGCAGCACTAATGGATGAGGAAACCAGGAACACTGTG GTTAAGGAAAATCCAGCAGCATTACTTGCGTTATCTTGGTATTGGGCTACAGATGGAATAGGCAGTAAG GATATGGTTGTACTTCCTTACAAGGATAGTCTGCTACTTTTGAGTAGATATTTACAACAACTTGTCATGGAATCTCTTGGGAAAGAATTTGACCTTGACGGCAATCGG GTTAATCAAGGGCTAACGGTATATGGTAACAAAGGAAGCACAGACCAACATGC TTACATTCAACAGCTAAGAGAAGGGGTGCACAACTTCTTCGTTACTTTTATCGAGGTTTTGCGTGACAGGCCTCCAGGTCATGATTGGGAGCTTGAACCTGGAGTCACATGTGGTGACTACTTGTTTGGGATGTTGCAG GGTACACGCTCTGCTCTTTATTCTAATGACCGAGAGTCCATCTCCGTTACTGTGGAAGAAGTAACTCCCAGAGCTGTTGGAGCACTGGTTGCACTCTATGAACGTGCAGTTGGAATTTATGCTTCTTTAGTAAACATCAACGCATATCATCAGCCTG GTGTCGAGGCAGGGAAAAAAGCAGCAGGAGAGGTATTGGCCCTTCAGAAAAGGGTGCTGACTGTTCTCAATGAGGCCAG CTGCAAAGACCCTGCTGAACCATTGACCCTGGAGCAAATCGCAGATCGTTGCCATTGCCCTAAAGAT ATTGAGATGATATACAAAATAATTCAGCACATGGCAGCCAACGATAGAGCACTTATAGCGGAAGGTAGCTGCGGTTCTCCTCGGAGCGTCAAGGTTTACCTTGGAGAATGCAATGTAGACGACCTATGA